A genomic window from Lycium barbarum isolate Lr01 chromosome 4, ASM1917538v2, whole genome shotgun sequence includes:
- the LOC132635022 gene encoding protein DETOXIFICATION 56, giving the protein MPSSPENVTQKWPSYSNLMQDALSEVKLQRGILLPLIAMNFTWFAKTAITTAFLGRLGDLYLAGGTLGFTFANVTGFSVLNGLCGAMEPICGQAFGAKNYKLLHKTLVMTTLFLLLTSLPISFLWINIDKILIHFGQQEDISVVAKKYVTYLLPDLVITSLLCPLKAYLSTQNITIPIMLSSALAVACHVPITMLLSRTKGIVGVSMANWITNFLIMILLAIYAVIAENKKGGKWKEGGWWEQGYRDWIRLLKLCGPCCLTTCLEWWCYEILVLLTGHLPNAKQAIGVIAIVLNFDYLLFSVMLSLSTCASIRVSNELGADSPGLAYRAAYVSLAISIVSGFLGGSVMAGARGIWGPLFSHDKGIISGVKRIMLLMALLEVVNFPLAVCGGIVRGTARPWLGTYANIFGFYLLALPLGVVLAFKIHLGLTGLLTGFVVGVAFCFALLLVFIVRIDWIQEAKKAQVLSCNLEEIAKDDDRN; this is encoded by the coding sequence ATGCCATCTTCACCAGAAAATGTGACCCAAAAATGGCCATCATATTCAAACCTCATGCAAGATGCCCTTTCAGAGGTAAAATTGCAAAGAGGAATATTACTTCCTTTGATAGCTATGAACTTCACATGGTTTGCAAAAACAGCCATCACAACTGCATTTCTTGGAAGGCTTGGAGATCTTTATTTAGCTGGTGGCACACTTGGTTTTACGTTTGCGAATGTGACTGGATTTTCAGTCTTGAATGGCCTTTGTGGTGCCATGGAGCCAATTTGTGGACAAGCTTTTGGGGCCAAAAATTATAAACTTCTTCACAAGACCCTTGTTATGACTACTTTATTTTTACTACTAACTAGCCTGCCTATTTCTTTCTTGTGGATTAATATTGATAAAATCCTAATTCACTTTGGCCAACAAGAAGACATTTCAGTTGTAGCCAAAAAGTATGTCACATATCTCCTCCCTGATTTGGTTATCACCTCTTTGTTATGCCCTTTGAAAGCTTATTTAAGTACACAAAATATTACAATCCCAATTATGTTGAGCTCAGCTTTAGCAGTTGCTTGTCATGTACCAATAACCATGTTGCTTTCAAGAACTAAAGGGATAGTTGGAGTTTCAATGGCAAATTGGATAACAAACTTCTTGATCATGATTTTGTTGGCTATTTATGCTGTGATCGCGGAGAATAAAAAGGGTGGAAAATGGAAAGAAGGAGGATGGTGGGAACAAGGATATCGCGATTGGATCCGATTGCTCAAATTATGTGGACCGTGTTGTCTTACTACTTGCCTAGAATGGTGGTGCTATGAAATCTTGGTTCTATTAACAGGGCACCTACCAAATGCCAAACAAGCAATTGGTGTTATAGCCATTGTGTTGAATTTCGATTACTTGCTTTTCTCTGTTATGCTTTCGTTATCAACGTGTGCATCCATTCGTGTGTCTAATGAGCTTGGTGCAGATAGTCCTGGCCTTGCCTATCGTGCAGCCTATGTATCGTTAGCTATAAGCATCGTCTCAGGTTTTCTTGGTGGCTCTGTTATGGCAGGTGCAAGAGGAATTTGGGGGCCATTGTTTAGCCATGACAAGGGGATTATAAGTGGTGTTAAGAGGATTATGTTGCTAATGGCATTACTTGAAGTGGTTAATTTTCCATTAGCAGTTTGTGGAGGTATCGTTCGCGGAACAGCTAGGCCATGGCTAGGGACATATGCAAATATTTTTGGATTTTACCTGTTGGCATTGCCATTAGGTGTGGTTTTGGCTTTCAAGATTCATCTTGGTTTAACTGGATTATTAACAGGGTTTGTGGTTGGTGTAGCTTTTTGTTTTGCCTTGTTGTTGGTgtttattgttaggattgatTGGATTCAAGAAGCTAAAAAGGCACAAGTACTTTCTTGTAACCTTGAAGAAATTGCTAAAGATGATGATAGAAATTAA